Proteins from one Chitinophaga oryzae genomic window:
- a CDS encoding response regulator transcription factor, giving the protein MLQQLAKDICNLVFMDIEIPGLTAIEAASIVKAAYPDINVILLTLNEKGKSLTEMPVREEGLAVDHIPPVSLTEFISQVYETALQSNMVAVNKVLAFFRKERGNAHDPYGLSPREKEILRCLVNGDTYKQIAEHCHISVGTVRSHIMNIYRKLDVNSRSNAIVKAMKERLV; this is encoded by the coding sequence ATGTTACAACAATTAGCTAAAGATATCTGTAACCTTGTTTTTATGGATATAGAGATACCCGGATTGACTGCGATTGAGGCTGCCAGTATTGTAAAAGCTGCGTATCCCGACATAAACGTGATTTTGCTGACTTTAAATGAGAAAGGTAAATCTCTGACCGAGATGCCCGTAAGGGAAGAAGGTTTGGCGGTAGACCACATACCACCTGTGTCACTGACAGAGTTTATATCGCAGGTCTACGAAACAGCACTGCAGTCCAATATGGTAGCAGTAAACAAGGTATTGGCGTTTTTCCGGAAAGAACGCGGAAATGCTCATGACCCTTATGGTTTATCACCCCGTGAAAAAGAAATCCTGCGTTGCCTGGTCAATGGTGATACGTACAAGCAGATTGCCGAACACTGTCACATCAGTGTAGGGACCGTCCGCTCGCACATCATGAACATCTACCGTAAGCTTGACGTGAATTCCCGGTCCAATGCCATCGTGAAAGCCATGAAAGAACGGCTGGTGTAA